From the genome of Mycobacterium dioxanotrophicus, one region includes:
- a CDS encoding alpha/beta hydrolase — protein sequence MFAAALTVVMPFLSMPTAAADPPQGGAHITGIEHVNDRWDKVSVYSPAMNQVIVNDVFKAPRSGAPTFYLLPGIDGGDNLDPGGNFAPGAKSWFGMTDIQGFFANKNVNVVSPLGGQFSWWTDWVNDGSKQYQTYMTRELPPVINAQYNTNGRNAVGGLSSTGGTAVDYAVQAPGLFRAVGSYSGLLNPSDNAQQVSLTLMGGGLSADNMWGPAGGPLWVAHDPTKNVGKLKGTAVYAAASTSGGEGAVDRLPEGFGPNITGGLIERIVSDSTRAFADAAAAAGVPVHYVARPEGSHTWGLFESEMQESWNTTIGPALGS from the coding sequence GTGTTTGCAGCAGCCCTGACTGTAGTGATGCCGTTCCTGTCGATGCCGACGGCAGCAGCCGACCCGCCGCAAGGCGGCGCGCACATCACCGGCATCGAGCACGTCAACGATCGCTGGGACAAGGTCTCGGTGTACTCGCCCGCCATGAACCAGGTGATCGTCAACGACGTGTTCAAAGCCCCGCGCTCGGGTGCGCCGACGTTCTACCTCCTGCCCGGTATCGACGGTGGCGACAACCTCGACCCGGGCGGCAACTTCGCACCCGGCGCCAAGAGTTGGTTCGGAATGACCGACATCCAGGGCTTCTTCGCCAACAAGAACGTCAATGTCGTGTCCCCGCTCGGTGGGCAGTTCAGCTGGTGGACCGACTGGGTCAACGACGGCAGCAAGCAGTACCAGACCTACATGACCCGTGAACTGCCGCCGGTGATCAACGCGCAGTACAACACGAACGGGCGCAACGCGGTCGGCGGACTGTCGAGCACCGGCGGCACCGCCGTCGACTACGCCGTGCAGGCCCCCGGGCTGTTCCGGGCCGTCGGCTCCTACAGCGGCCTGCTCAACCCCTCCGACAACGCCCAGCAGGTCTCGCTGACCTTGATGGGTGGCGGGCTCAGCGCGGACAACATGTGGGGCCCGGCCGGCGGTCCGCTGTGGGTCGCGCACGATCCCACCAAGAACGTCGGGAAGCTGAAGGGCACCGCCGTCTACGCGGCCGCCTCGACCAGCGGAGGCGAAGGCGCCGTCGACCGGCTCCCCGAAGGCTTCGGACCCAACATCACCGGCGGGCTGATCGAGCGCATCGTCTCCGACAGCACCAGGGCGTTCGCCGACGCCGCAGCGGCAGCCGGAGTTCCGGTGCACTACGTCGCCCGCCCGGAGGGCTCGCACACGTGGGGCCTTTTCGAGTCGGAGATGCAGGAGTCCTGGAACACCACCATCGGACCGGCGCTGGGCAGCTAG
- a CDS encoding type III pantothenate kinase: MLLAIDVRNTHTIVGLISGSGDHAKVVQQWRIRTESEVTADELALTIDGLIGDDADQLTGAAGLSTVPSVLHEVRLMLEQYWPAVPHVLIEPGVRTGIPLLVDNPKEVGADRIVNCLAAYHKYGTAAIVVDFGSSICVDVVSAKGEFLGGAIAPGVQVSSDAAAARSAALRRVELTRPRSVIGKNTVECMQAGAVFGFAGLVDGLVSRIREDVDGFAGSNVAVVATGYTAPLVLPDLRTVEHYDRHLTLDGLRLIFERNRDSQRGRLKPAR, from the coding sequence ATGCTGCTCGCCATAGACGTCCGCAACACCCACACCATCGTCGGCCTCATCTCCGGTTCGGGAGATCACGCGAAAGTGGTGCAGCAGTGGCGGATTCGTACCGAGTCCGAGGTGACGGCCGACGAGCTGGCCTTGACCATCGACGGTCTGATCGGCGATGACGCCGACCAGCTGACCGGTGCGGCCGGCCTGTCCACCGTGCCGTCGGTGCTGCACGAGGTGCGGCTGATGCTCGAGCAGTACTGGCCGGCGGTGCCGCACGTGCTGATCGAACCGGGCGTGCGCACCGGCATCCCGCTGCTGGTGGACAACCCCAAAGAGGTCGGCGCCGACCGCATCGTGAATTGCCTTGCCGCGTACCACAAATACGGAACGGCCGCGATCGTGGTGGATTTCGGCTCGTCCATCTGCGTCGACGTGGTGTCGGCCAAGGGCGAGTTCCTCGGCGGTGCGATCGCGCCCGGTGTGCAGGTCTCGTCCGACGCCGCGGCGGCGCGCTCGGCCGCGCTGCGCCGCGTCGAGCTGACCCGACCACGCTCGGTGATCGGCAAGAACACCGTCGAGTGCATGCAGGCCGGTGCGGTCTTCGGATTCGCCGGTCTGGTCGACGGTCTGGTCAGCCGCATCCGGGAGGATGTCGACGGGTTCGCGGGCAGCAATGTCGCCGTCGTGGCGACCGGGTACACCGCTCCGCTGGTGCTGCCGGATCTGCGCACCGTCGAGCACTACGACCGGCATCTGACCCTCGACGGGCTGCGGCTGATCTTCGAACGCAACCGGGACTCACAGCGCGGACGGCTCAAGCCTGCGCGCTGA
- the clpC1 gene encoding ATP-dependent protease ATP-binding subunit ClpC, with protein MFERFTDRARRVVVLAQEEARMLNHNYIGTEHILLGLIHEGEGVAAKSLESLGISLEGVRSQVEEIIGQGQQAPSGHIPFTPRAKKVLELSLREALQLGHNYIGTEHILLGLIREGEGVAAQVLVKLGAELTRVRQQVIQLLSGYQGKEAAEAGTGGRGGESGNPSTSLVLDQFGRNLTAAAMEGKLDPVIGREKEIERVMQVLSRRTKNNPVLIGEPGVGKTAVVEGLAQAIVHGEVPETLKDKQLYTLDLGSLVAGSRYRGDFEERLKKVLKEINTRGDIILFIDELHTLVGAGAAEGAIDAASILKPKLARGELQTIGATTLDEYRKYIEKDAALERRFQPVQVGEPTVEHTIEILKGLRDRYEAHHRVSITDSAMVAAATLADRYINDRFLPDKAIDLIDEAGARMRIRRMTAPPDLREFDEKIADARREKESAIDAQDFEKAARLRDSEKQLVAQRAEREKQWRSGDLDVVAEVDDEQIAEVLGNWTGIPVFKLTEEETTRLLRMEDELHKRIIGQEDAVKAVSKAIRRTRAGLKDPKRPSGSFIFAGPSGVGKTELSKALANFLFGEDDALIQIDMGEFHDRFTASRLFGAPPGYVGYEEGGQLTEKVRRKPFSVVLFDEIEKAHQEIYNSLLQVLEDGRLTDGQGRTVDFKNTVLIFTSNLGTSDISKAVGLGFTQGGGENNYERMKQKVNDELKKHFRPEFLNRIDDIIVFHQLTQDEIIKMVDLMIGRVGNQLKTKDMAMELTPKAKALLAKRGFDPVLGARPLRRTIQREIEDQLSEKILFDEVGPGQLVTVDVEGWDGEGAGEDAKFTFVGKPKSASQDGPDLAKAAASAE; from the coding sequence ATGTTTGAGAGATTCACCGACCGTGCCCGCAGGGTCGTCGTCCTGGCGCAAGAAGAAGCCCGGATGCTCAACCACAACTACATCGGCACCGAGCACATCCTCTTGGGCCTCATTCACGAAGGCGAAGGCGTCGCCGCCAAGTCGCTGGAATCGCTGGGTATCTCGCTGGAAGGCGTTCGCAGCCAGGTCGAGGAGATCATCGGCCAGGGTCAGCAGGCGCCGTCCGGCCACATCCCGTTCACCCCACGCGCCAAGAAGGTGCTGGAGCTGAGCCTGCGCGAGGCGCTGCAGCTCGGCCACAACTACATCGGCACCGAGCACATCCTGCTCGGCCTGATTCGCGAGGGTGAGGGCGTCGCGGCCCAGGTGCTGGTGAAGCTCGGTGCGGAACTGACCCGGGTGCGCCAGCAGGTCATCCAGCTGCTGAGCGGCTACCAGGGCAAGGAGGCCGCCGAGGCAGGTACCGGTGGTCGGGGAGGCGAGTCGGGCAATCCCTCGACGTCGCTGGTGCTCGACCAGTTCGGCCGCAACCTGACCGCCGCCGCCATGGAAGGCAAGCTCGACCCGGTCATCGGCCGCGAGAAGGAAATCGAGCGGGTCATGCAGGTGCTGAGCCGCCGCACCAAGAACAACCCGGTGCTGATCGGCGAGCCCGGCGTCGGCAAGACCGCTGTCGTCGAGGGCCTGGCCCAGGCCATCGTGCACGGCGAGGTCCCCGAGACGCTCAAGGACAAGCAGCTCTACACCCTCGACCTGGGTTCGCTGGTCGCGGGCAGCCGCTACCGCGGTGACTTCGAGGAACGCCTCAAGAAGGTGCTCAAGGAGATCAACACCCGCGGCGACATCATCCTGTTCATCGACGAGCTGCACACGCTGGTCGGTGCGGGTGCTGCCGAGGGCGCCATCGACGCCGCTTCGATCCTGAAGCCGAAGCTGGCCCGTGGCGAACTGCAGACCATCGGCGCGACCACCCTCGACGAGTACCGCAAGTACATCGAGAAGGACGCCGCGCTGGAGCGCCGTTTCCAGCCCGTGCAGGTCGGTGAGCCGACGGTCGAGCACACCATCGAGATCCTCAAGGGTCTGCGCGACCGTTACGAGGCGCACCACCGCGTCTCCATCACCGACAGTGCCATGGTGGCTGCCGCCACGCTGGCCGACCGGTACATCAACGACCGGTTCCTGCCGGACAAGGCCATCGACCTGATCGACGAGGCAGGCGCCCGGATGCGCATCCGCCGGATGACCGCTCCGCCAGACCTGCGCGAGTTCGACGAGAAGATCGCCGATGCGCGCCGGGAGAAGGAATCGGCGATCGACGCGCAGGACTTCGAGAAGGCCGCGCGGCTGCGCGATTCCGAGAAGCAGCTGGTGGCCCAGCGTGCCGAGCGGGAAAAGCAGTGGCGCTCGGGTGATCTCGACGTCGTCGCAGAGGTCGACGACGAGCAGATCGCCGAGGTGCTGGGCAACTGGACCGGTATCCCCGTGTTCAAGCTGACCGAGGAGGAGACCACTCGGCTGCTGCGCATGGAGGACGAGCTGCACAAGCGGATCATCGGCCAGGAGGACGCCGTCAAGGCCGTCTCCAAGGCCATCCGCCGCACCCGTGCCGGCCTGAAGGACCCCAAGCGTCCGTCCGGCTCGTTCATCTTCGCCGGCCCGTCCGGTGTCGGTAAGACCGAGCTGTCCAAGGCGCTGGCCAACTTCCTGTTCGGCGAGGACGATGCGCTCATCCAGATCGACATGGGCGAGTTCCACGACCGCTTCACCGCGTCGCGGCTGTTCGGTGCCCCTCCGGGATACGTCGGCTACGAAGAGGGCGGCCAGCTCACCGAGAAGGTGCGCCGCAAGCCGTTCAGCGTCGTGCTGTTCGACGAGATCGAGAAGGCCCACCAGGAGATCTACAACAGCCTGTTGCAGGTCCTTGAGGACGGCCGCCTCACCGACGGTCAGGGTCGCACGGTCGACTTCAAGAACACCGTGCTGATCTTCACGTCGAACCTCGGCACGTCGGACATCAGCAAGGCGGTCGGCCTTGGCTTCACGCAGGGCGGCGGTGAGAACAACTACGAGCGGATGAAGCAGAAGGTCAACGACGAGCTCAAGAAGCACTTCCGGCCTGAGTTCCTCAACCGTATCGACGACATCATCGTGTTCCACCAGCTGACGCAGGACGAGATCATCAAGATGGTCGACCTGATGATCGGCCGGGTCGGCAACCAGCTCAAGACCAAGGACATGGCCATGGAGCTGACGCCGAAGGCCAAGGCTCTGCTGGCCAAGCGCGGCTTCGATCCGGTGCTGGGTGCGCGGCCACTGCGCCGCACCATCCAGCGCGAGATCGAGGACCAGCTGTCGGAGAAGATCCTGTTCGACGAGGTCGGTCCGGGGCAGCTCGTGACGGTCGACGTCGAGGGCTGGGACGGCGAAGGTGCCGGCGAGGACGCGAAGTTCACCTTCGTGGGCAAGCCGAAGAGCGCCAGCCAGGACGGTCCCGACCTGGCCAAGGCCGCAGCTTCCGCTGAATAG
- a CDS encoding histidine phosphatase family protein produces the protein MSEVVRLSLVSHAMTDAVAAGRFPIDEPLNSLGHRQVDASIELGPVDQAYCGPEKRSRQTAELLGLRAEVEPLLADLDCGLWRGDVLSGVRPAELAIWLTDPGKAPHGGETVVELIARVRRWMDTVTAKRGRLVAVTHPAVVRAAVLIALDAPPKSFWRIDIAPVSRTVLHFRGHAWTLRSN, from the coding sequence GTGAGTGAAGTCGTCCGGCTGTCGCTGGTGTCGCATGCCATGACCGACGCCGTGGCAGCCGGACGTTTCCCCATCGACGAACCACTCAATTCCCTGGGCCACCGTCAGGTCGATGCGTCGATCGAGCTCGGCCCGGTGGACCAGGCCTACTGCGGCCCGGAGAAGAGGTCGCGCCAGACCGCGGAGTTGCTCGGCCTGCGCGCCGAGGTCGAGCCGCTGCTGGCCGATCTGGATTGCGGTCTCTGGCGAGGTGACGTGCTCTCCGGGGTGCGCCCCGCCGAACTGGCCATCTGGCTCACCGATCCGGGCAAGGCGCCGCACGGCGGGGAAACCGTCGTGGAGTTGATCGCACGGGTACGGCGGTGGATGGATACCGTGACCGCCAAGCGCGGCAGGCTCGTGGCCGTCACGCACCCGGCGGTGGTCCGCGCCGCCGTCCTCATCGCGTTGGATGCCCCGCCGAAATCGTTCTGGCGCATCGACATTGCACCGGTGAGCCGCACGGTGCTGCACTTCCGCGGCCATGCCTGGACGCTGCGCAGCAACTGA
- the panD gene encoding aspartate 1-decarboxylase: protein MQRTMLKSKIHRATVTQADLHYVGSVTIDADLMEAADLLEGEQVTIVDIDNGARLVTYAITGERGTGVIGINGAAAHLIHPGDLVILIAYGVMEDAEARAYRPRIVFVDADNRQIDLGEDPAYVPHPAFSSSSRAGISELMSPR from the coding sequence ATGCAACGCACAATGCTCAAATCGAAGATCCACCGGGCCACGGTGACCCAGGCCGACCTGCACTACGTCGGTTCGGTGACCATCGACGCCGACCTGATGGAGGCGGCCGACCTGCTCGAAGGCGAGCAGGTGACCATCGTCGACATCGACAACGGCGCCCGGCTGGTGACCTATGCCATCACCGGTGAGCGGGGCACCGGAGTCATCGGGATCAACGGTGCCGCAGCGCATCTCATTCACCCCGGCGACCTGGTCATCCTGATCGCCTACGGCGTGATGGAGGACGCCGAGGCGCGGGCGTACCGCCCGCGGATCGTCTTCGTCGACGCCGACAACCGGCAGATCGACCTCGGAGAAGACCCGGCGTATGTGCCGCACCCGGCATTTTCGTCCTCCTCGCGTGCGGGTATCTCCGAGCTGATGTCGCCACGCTGA
- a CDS encoding Rossmann-like and DUF2520 domain-containing protein translates to MEQFDGLRPARLSVGIISAGRVGTALGYALERAEHVVVACSAISEPSRLRAHRRLPDTAILPVDEVAGRAELLLLTVPDAELAALVAGLAATGAVRPGTIVVHTSGANGVGILAPLTAQGCIPLAIHPAMTFTGSDEDIARLPDTCFGVTAADEVGYAIGQSLVLEIGGEPFRVREDARTQYHAALAHASNHLVTLVLDAVDVLRASLRGQELLGQELVGDEPGGLAERVVAPLARAALENALQRGQSALTGPVARGDAAAVAAHLSALEELDPQLAQAYRANSMRTAQRAHAPGDVFEVLAETSQR, encoded by the coding sequence ATGGAGCAGTTCGACGGGCTGCGTCCCGCGCGCCTTTCGGTCGGGATCATCTCGGCCGGTCGCGTCGGGACCGCGCTCGGCTACGCCCTGGAGCGGGCCGAGCATGTCGTGGTGGCGTGCAGCGCCATCTCGGAGCCGTCTCGGCTGCGGGCCCACCGCAGGCTGCCTGATACGGCGATCCTGCCTGTCGACGAGGTCGCCGGGCGCGCCGAACTGCTGCTGCTCACGGTTCCCGACGCGGAACTGGCCGCGTTGGTGGCCGGGCTGGCCGCCACGGGTGCGGTGCGGCCGGGCACCATCGTGGTGCACACCTCCGGTGCCAACGGTGTCGGGATCCTGGCACCGCTGACCGCGCAAGGTTGTATCCCGCTGGCCATCCACCCCGCGATGACCTTCACCGGCTCCGACGAGGACATCGCCCGGCTGCCCGACACCTGCTTCGGCGTCACCGCCGCCGACGAGGTGGGTTATGCGATCGGCCAGTCACTCGTGCTGGAGATCGGCGGCGAGCCGTTCCGGGTGCGGGAAGACGCCAGGACGCAGTACCACGCCGCCCTGGCGCATGCCAGCAACCATCTGGTGACCCTGGTGCTCGACGCCGTGGACGTCCTGCGGGCATCGCTGCGTGGTCAGGAACTGCTCGGCCAGGAACTCGTCGGCGACGAACCGGGCGGCCTGGCCGAACGGGTGGTGGCCCCGCTGGCGCGGGCAGCGCTCGAAAACGCCCTGCAGCGCGGGCAGTCCGCGCTGACCGGTCCGGTGGCACGCGGCGACGCCGCCGCAGTGGCCGCCCACCTGAGCGCTCTGGAAGAACTGGATCCTCAACTGGCCCAGGCATATCGGGCCAACTCAATGCGTACTGCCCAGCGTGCCCACGCACCCGGAGACGTCTTCGAGGTGCTGGCGGAAACGAGCCAACGATGA
- a CDS encoding YbjQ family protein: MLIVTTNDIPGWEIQRVCGEVFGLTVRSRNAFSQMGAGFKSMFGGELQGMTKNLAESRNEAMGRLMNEARARGGNAIVAMRFDTTEIGDTWTEICAYGTAVQAVPVTDAAKYTAQQLGYGG; the protein is encoded by the coding sequence ATGCTGATCGTCACCACCAACGACATTCCGGGCTGGGAAATTCAGCGGGTTTGCGGCGAGGTCTTCGGGCTGACAGTGCGGTCCCGAAACGCCTTCTCGCAGATGGGCGCCGGGTTCAAGAGCATGTTCGGCGGCGAGCTGCAGGGCATGACCAAGAACCTTGCCGAAAGCCGCAACGAGGCGATGGGCCGGCTGATGAACGAGGCCCGCGCCCGGGGCGGCAATGCGATCGTCGCGATGCGCTTCGACACCACCGAGATCGGCGATACCTGGACCGAGATCTGCGCCTACGGCACCGCCGTGCAGGCCGTGCCTGTCACCGACGCCGCCAAGTACACCGCACAGCAACTCGGGTACGGCGGCTGA
- the lysS gene encoding lysine--tRNA ligase: MTQADSHVASESQADIPEQFRIRQAKRERLLAEGREPYPVVVPRTHTLAELRSAYPDLEADTQTGQVVGIAGRVVFARNSGKLCFATLQEGDGTQLQVMISLAQVGQESLDSWKSDVDLGDIVFVHGEVISSKRGELSVLADSWQMAAKALRPLPVAHKEMSEEMRVRQRYVDLIVRPEARTIARQRVAVVRAVRNALERRGFLEVETPMLQTQAGGAAARPFITHSNALDVDLYLRIAPELFLKRCAVGGFEKVFELNRNFRNEGVDSTHSPEFAMLETYQAYGDYDDSATVTREVIQEVADEALGTREVPLPDGTVYDLDGQWDSVEMYPSLSEALGEEITPQTSVERLWQIADQLGAEIPRDRGYGHGKLVEELWEHTVGDKLWAPTFVRDFPVETTPLVRAHRSIVGVTEKWDLYVRNFELATGYSELIDPVIQRERFAAQARAAAAGDDEAMVLDEDFLAALEYAMPPTTGTGMGIDRLLMALTGLSIRETVLFPIVRRLGN; the protein is encoded by the coding sequence GTGACCCAAGCCGATAGCCACGTAGCGTCCGAGTCCCAGGCCGACATCCCCGAGCAGTTCCGGATCCGTCAGGCCAAGCGGGAACGGTTGCTGGCCGAGGGGCGTGAACCGTATCCCGTTGTCGTGCCGCGCACCCACACGCTGGCCGAGCTGCGCAGCGCCTACCCCGACCTGGAAGCCGACACGCAGACCGGTCAGGTGGTCGGCATCGCCGGGCGCGTGGTGTTTGCCCGCAACTCCGGCAAGCTCTGCTTCGCGACCCTGCAGGAAGGCGACGGGACCCAGCTGCAGGTGATGATCAGCCTGGCGCAGGTCGGCCAGGAATCGCTGGACAGCTGGAAGAGCGATGTCGACCTCGGTGACATCGTGTTCGTCCACGGCGAGGTGATCAGCTCCAAACGTGGCGAATTGTCGGTTTTGGCCGATTCCTGGCAGATGGCTGCCAAGGCGCTGAGACCGCTTCCGGTTGCTCATAAAGAAATGAGCGAAGAAATGCGGGTGCGGCAGCGCTATGTCGATCTGATTGTGCGTCCGGAGGCGCGCACCATCGCGCGACAGCGCGTCGCAGTCGTGCGTGCAGTGCGCAACGCTCTGGAACGGCGCGGATTCCTCGAAGTCGAGACGCCGATGCTGCAGACTCAGGCCGGCGGTGCGGCCGCACGTCCGTTCATTACCCACTCCAATGCGCTCGACGTCGATCTCTACCTGCGGATCGCGCCGGAACTGTTCCTGAAACGGTGTGCGGTCGGGGGTTTTGAGAAGGTGTTCGAGTTAAATCGGAACTTTCGCAACGAAGGTGTCGATTCCACGCACTCACCGGAATTCGCGATGTTGGAGACATATCAGGCCTACGGTGACTACGACGACTCGGCGACGGTCACCCGGGAAGTTATTCAGGAGGTCGCCGACGAAGCGCTGGGTACCAGAGAAGTGCCATTGCCCGACGGCACGGTCTACGATCTCGACGGCCAATGGGACTCCGTCGAAATGTATCCATCGCTCTCCGAAGCACTCGGTGAAGAGATCACCCCCCAGACATCGGTGGAGCGGTTGTGGCAGATCGCCGATCAACTCGGCGCCGAGATTCCCCGGGATCGTGGCTACGGGCACGGGAAATTGGTGGAAGAACTCTGGGAACACACCGTGGGCGACAAGTTGTGGGCACCCACGTTCGTGCGGGACTTCCCGGTCGAGACGACGCCGTTGGTGCGCGCGCACCGAAGTATTGTCGGAGTCACAGAAAAATGGGATCTGTACGTCCGTAACTTCGAACTCGCGACCGGTTACTCCGAGTTGATCGATCCGGTAATCCAACGCGAACGTTTCGCGGCGCAGGCTCGCGCGGCAGCTGCCGGAGACGACGAGGCAATGGTTCTCGACGAGGATTTCCTTGCCGCATTGGAGTATGCGATGCCGCCGACGACTGGTACCGGAATGGGTATCGACCGGTTGTTGATGGCATTGACGGGGCTTTCAATTCGGGAGACGGTTTTGTTCCCGATTGTCCGGCGTCTCGGCAACTGA
- the lsr2 gene encoding histone-like nucleoid-structuring protein Lsr2, with protein MAKKVTVTLVDDFDGAATADETVEFGLDGVTYEIDLSSKNATKLRNDLKQWVEAGRRVGGRRRGRAASPAGRGRGAIDREQSAAIREWARRNGHNVSTRGRIPADVIDAFHAAT; from the coding sequence ATGGCAAAGAAAGTGACCGTCACGTTGGTTGACGATTTCGATGGTGCAGCCACCGCCGACGAGACGGTCGAATTCGGTCTCGACGGCGTCACCTATGAGATCGATCTTTCGTCCAAGAATGCGACCAAGCTTCGTAACGATCTCAAACAATGGGTCGAGGCCGGACGTCGTGTCGGTGGCCGCAGGCGCGGGCGCGCCGCGAGCCCGGCGGGCCGGGGCCGCGGGGCCATCGACCGCGAACAGAGCGCGGCCATCCGGGAATGGGCCCGCCGCAACGGGCACAATGTGTCGACCAGGGGCCGGATTCCCGCCGACGTGATCGACGCATTCCACGCGGCAACGTAA
- a CDS encoding CbtA family protein yields the protein MEKHIIGRGVLAGALAGVLAFVWAKVFLEPIIGRAIDFEERQSAAHEAMEAASGHGHSHGEGVELFTRGVQSNIGLGFGVLAFAVAMGALFAVVFCVAYNRVNGLSVRALSALIAGAMLIALWVVPALKYPPNPPATSLEETITQRGLLYLLMVGLSALLMVAAVYLGSQLAPKLGAWNAALAAAAAYIVAVGVVMLVLPAIHETPSGFPPEDVYEFRLYSLGTQVVIWATIGLVFGVLATRLVEGRRVQQDRLIA from the coding sequence ATGGAAAAACACATCATCGGGCGCGGCGTTCTCGCCGGCGCCCTTGCCGGGGTGCTCGCCTTCGTCTGGGCCAAGGTATTCCTTGAGCCGATCATCGGCCGGGCCATCGATTTCGAGGAACGCCAGTCGGCCGCACATGAGGCGATGGAAGCCGCGTCCGGCCACGGCCACAGCCATGGTGAGGGCGTCGAACTGTTTACCCGAGGCGTGCAGTCGAACATCGGCTTGGGGTTCGGGGTGCTGGCCTTCGCGGTCGCCATGGGCGCGCTGTTCGCTGTGGTGTTCTGCGTGGCCTACAACCGCGTCAACGGCCTGTCTGTGCGTGCGTTGTCGGCGTTGATCGCAGGCGCGATGCTGATCGCACTGTGGGTGGTACCTGCGCTGAAGTACCCGCCCAACCCTCCGGCGACCAGCTTGGAGGAGACCATCACCCAGCGCGGGCTGCTCTACCTGCTGATGGTCGGGTTGTCGGCGCTGCTGATGGTCGCGGCGGTCTATCTCGGTAGTCAGTTGGCGCCCAAGCTCGGTGCCTGGAACGCGGCGCTGGCCGCCGCCGCGGCCTACATCGTCGCGGTCGGCGTGGTGATGCTGGTGTTGCCGGCCATCCACGAGACGCCGTCCGGTTTCCCGCCCGAAGACGTCTACGAGTTCCGGCTGTATTCGCTGGGCACACAGGTGGTCATCTGGGCGACGATCGGGTTGGTGTTCGGCGTGCTCGCCACCCGGCTCGTCGAGGGTAGGCGCGTGCAGCAGGACCGTCTGATCGCGTGA
- the panC gene encoding pantoate--beta-alanine ligase — protein MSLDTPPKFSAGELNVYRDPADVSAVTRALRGTGRRVALVPTMGALHEGHLTLVKAAKRVPGSVVVVSIFVNPLQFGAGEDLDAYPRTLDDDLAALRAEGVDIAFTPTVAEIYPDGPRTEVHPGPLGEELEGASRPGHFAGVLTVVLKLLNIVHPDKAYFGEKDYQQLALIRQMVTDLNVDAQIVGVPTVRESDGLALSSRNRYLDADEREQATALSAALLAGKYAAAGGAGAAIDAARAVLDEVPAIDVDYLQVRDPRLGPAPEEGQARLLVAARLGRTRLLDNIAVDIGASAGIDGHPRVDDNHELPWRN, from the coding sequence ATGAGCCTGGACACCCCACCGAAATTCAGCGCGGGGGAACTCAACGTCTACCGCGACCCTGCCGACGTCTCCGCGGTCACGCGCGCGTTGCGGGGCACCGGGCGACGGGTGGCGCTGGTACCCACCATGGGTGCGCTGCACGAAGGGCATCTGACTCTGGTCAAGGCCGCCAAGCGCGTGCCGGGATCGGTGGTGGTGGTGTCGATCTTCGTCAACCCGCTGCAGTTCGGCGCGGGGGAGGACCTCGACGCCTACCCGCGGACCCTCGACGACGATCTGGCCGCGCTGCGCGCAGAAGGGGTCGACATCGCGTTCACCCCGACCGTCGCCGAGATCTACCCCGACGGGCCGCGCACCGAGGTGCACCCCGGCCCGCTCGGCGAGGAGCTCGAAGGCGCTTCGCGCCCAGGACATTTCGCCGGCGTGCTGACGGTCGTGCTGAAACTGCTCAACATCGTGCACCCCGACAAGGCCTACTTCGGCGAGAAGGACTACCAGCAGCTGGCGCTGATCCGGCAGATGGTCACCGATCTCAACGTCGACGCGCAGATCGTCGGAGTGCCCACCGTGCGCGAGTCCGACGGGCTGGCCCTGTCCTCGCGCAACCGCTACCTCGATGCCGACGAGCGGGAGCAGGCCACCGCACTGTCGGCGGCGCTGCTGGCAGGCAAGTACGCCGCGGCCGGCGGTGCGGGTGCGGCGATCGACGCCGCCAGGGCCGTGCTCGACGAGGTGCCCGCCATCGATGTGGACTACCTGCAGGTCCGCGATCCCCGGCTGGGCCCCGCACCCGAAGAGGGGCAGGCCCGGTTGCTGGTCGCCGCGCGGCTGGGGCGGACCCGGCTGCTCGACAACATCGCCGTTGACATCGGCGCGTCCGCGGGTATCGACGGACACCCCCGCGTCGACGACAACCACGAACTGCCCTGGAGGAACTGA
- a CDS encoding CbtB domain-containing protein: MTSPEARKSYAPTLDLSATKAVLWLSLTAFLALVVLYFVGVDQGATSVFGDNMYIHEFVHDARHLLGFPCH; this comes from the coding sequence ATGACTTCTCCCGAGGCACGTAAGAGCTACGCGCCCACGCTCGATCTCTCGGCAACCAAAGCTGTGCTGTGGCTCAGCCTCACGGCGTTCCTGGCGCTCGTCGTGCTCTACTTCGTCGGCGTCGACCAGGGGGCCACCTCGGTGTTCGGCGACAACATGTACATCCACGAGTTCGTCCACGACGCCCGGCACCTGCTCGGCTTCCCCTGCCACTGA